Proteins from one Hydrogenivirga caldilitoris genomic window:
- a CDS encoding shikimate kinase yields MRYDKVFLIGFMCSGKSTVGKILAQRLCWKFVDIDEEIEKREGLSIPEIFSRRGEPYFRELELEVLKELLDEEKVVVSTGGGLGANTEAVELMKRKGFVVWLKVSFEEFIKRCGTGEGRPLLQRGKEELRRLLESRNKVYSMAHLHLESKEPQEAAEEIMKALLSQP; encoded by the coding sequence TTGAGGTACGATAAGGTATTCCTAATTGGTTTTATGTGCAGTGGAAAGTCAACCGTTGGAAAGATTCTCGCCCAAAGGCTTTGCTGGAAATTCGTTGACATAGACGAGGAGATAGAGAAAAGGGAAGGTCTTAGCATACCTGAGATTTTCAGCAGGAGGGGAGAGCCCTACTTCAGAGAACTTGAGCTTGAAGTGCTTAAGGAACTTTTAGATGAGGAAAAGGTTGTTGTATCCACTGGTGGTGGGCTTGGAGCTAATACTGAAGCAGTTGAGCTTATGAAGAGAAAAGGGTTCGTAGTCTGGTTGAAGGTCTCCTTTGAGGAATTTATAAAGAGGTGTGGAACAGGGGAAGGCAGACCCCTTCTTCAGAGGGGGAAGGAGGAGCTCAGGAGATTACTTGAGAGCCGAAATAAAGTTTACTCCATGGCACACCTTCATTTGGAGTCTAAGGAACCCCAGGAGGCTGCCGAGGAGATAATGAAAGCTCTCCTCAGTCAGCCGTAA
- a CDS encoding efflux RND transporter permease subunit → MYGLAGRLAHYFIDSKLTPILILISLALGLFAVVTTPKEEEPQIIVPMIDIYISYPGATPEEVESRVVIPLEKKLWELKDIEYIYSASANDMAIVTARFYVGTDPVKALVDLNSKMMSAMDLAPPGVILPPLIKPMSIDDVPVVTLTLWGEKYDWYSLRRFAATLQNELKKIDNVADVFLVGGLPREIRIELDPQRLEAYSVSPLYIAQLLRSANAQAISGKVNKGNREYLIKVGNFFKSKEDVENLVVSVQKGKVVYLKDVARVIDGPSEIKDYVFMGLGPSYHHKGIEAKSDSLFPAVTVAVSKRKGTNAVNVAEEVLQLVEHAKGKILPKDLNITVTRNYGETAKEKANELLEHLLIATFSVILLIAVTLGVREAFVVGIAVPVTLAIALFLSEMYGFTLNRVTLFALIFAIGILVDDAIVVVENIHRWFEMQKLPPRDAIVHATDEVGNPTVLATFTVIAALMPMAFVTGLMGPYMRPIPINASVAMFFSLLVAFIITPWASYKFLKKERTHEEVNIRETLFWKLYCTLMIPLLSSKAKRYAFYSFVMVLLGASLFLFYTKAVVVKMLPYDNKSELEVVIDMPEGTTLEETLRVAKEIGNYISRQNIVTDYQIYVGTAAPFNFNGLVRHYYLRQASNFAEIQVNLIGKHDRKEQSHEFAKLIRPHVHQIAKRHGAKYVAVVEVPPGPPVLSPIVAEVYAPERNIQKETALKVLEAFRNSEKITDEGIYLEEPAPMLNFRVKEDKAKLSGFSKEEIVLTMQALIGGMQVGVLQNTDTEHVPIRLRLEERYRVPEILKNFKLVNSQGRKVPLGELVELEEVSIPETIYHKNLRRVIYVIGDVAGREEAPFYGILDVRDKILGIQTPYQNIGELWMSLPLIEDKVYVKWDGEMHITLEVFRDLGLAFGVALFVMYVLILGWFKSFKAPGIIMAPIPLTLVGIVPGHWLMDHILGGVFFTATSMIGFIALAGIIVRNSILLVDFAEERMREGLPVHVAVVEAGVIRTRPILLTAVAVVIGAFVILFDPIFNGLAISLIFGTLGSTTLTLVLIPLMYYASKTKGLPPESCPTPETIKRDLTAD, encoded by the coding sequence ATGTACGGACTGGCTGGGAGGTTAGCCCACTACTTCATAGATTCAAAGCTTACACCCATATTAATACTGATATCCCTTGCTTTAGGTTTGTTTGCTGTTGTGACAACCCCAAAGGAAGAAGAGCCTCAGATTATAGTTCCCATGATAGATATCTACATCTCCTACCCTGGTGCAACGCCTGAAGAGGTTGAAAGCAGGGTTGTGATACCTCTTGAAAAGAAACTCTGGGAACTCAAGGACATAGAGTACATATACTCAGCTTCAGCAAACGATATGGCTATAGTCACAGCCCGCTTCTATGTGGGTACAGACCCGGTTAAGGCTCTTGTGGACCTTAATTCCAAGATGATGTCAGCTATGGACCTTGCTCCGCCAGGTGTGATACTTCCACCTTTGATAAAGCCCATGTCCATAGATGACGTTCCTGTGGTCACCCTAACCCTGTGGGGTGAAAAGTATGACTGGTACTCCTTAAGGAGGTTTGCAGCCACTCTCCAGAATGAGCTGAAGAAGATAGATAACGTTGCGGACGTCTTCCTGGTAGGAGGTCTTCCAAGAGAGATAAGGATAGAGCTTGACCCTCAAAGACTGGAAGCTTACAGTGTATCTCCGCTGTATATAGCTCAGCTACTCAGGTCAGCCAATGCCCAGGCTATAAGCGGCAAAGTTAACAAGGGTAACAGGGAGTATCTGATTAAGGTTGGAAACTTCTTTAAATCCAAAGAGGATGTGGAGAATCTTGTTGTCAGCGTTCAAAAAGGCAAGGTTGTTTACCTTAAGGACGTGGCAAGGGTTATAGACGGTCCGTCGGAGATAAAAGATTACGTGTTTATGGGTCTCGGACCTTCATACCATCATAAGGGGATAGAAGCAAAATCTGACAGCCTTTTCCCTGCGGTCACTGTAGCCGTATCCAAGAGGAAGGGCACCAACGCTGTTAACGTTGCCGAGGAGGTCCTCCAGCTTGTAGAACATGCAAAGGGGAAGATACTCCCTAAGGACCTGAACATAACCGTTACCAGAAACTATGGAGAGACTGCAAAGGAAAAAGCTAACGAGCTTCTGGAACACCTACTGATAGCAACCTTCTCGGTGATACTCTTGATAGCGGTAACCCTTGGTGTCAGAGAAGCTTTTGTCGTAGGGATAGCTGTGCCTGTAACCCTCGCAATAGCCCTCTTCCTGAGTGAGATGTACGGTTTCACCCTCAACAGGGTTACCCTCTTTGCCCTTATATTCGCCATAGGGATACTCGTTGACGATGCCATAGTTGTAGTGGAAAACATACATCGCTGGTTTGAAATGCAGAAACTTCCTCCCAGAGATGCTATAGTTCACGCTACCGATGAGGTAGGCAACCCAACCGTGCTCGCCACCTTCACAGTTATAGCTGCTCTAATGCCTATGGCTTTTGTAACAGGTTTAATGGGTCCTTATATGCGTCCCATACCGATAAACGCCTCCGTGGCGATGTTCTTCTCCCTTCTGGTTGCCTTCATAATTACCCCGTGGGCTTCTTACAAGTTCCTTAAGAAGGAAAGGACCCATGAAGAGGTAAACATCAGGGAAACCCTCTTCTGGAAACTCTACTGCACTCTTATGATTCCCCTGTTGAGTAGCAAAGCGAAGAGATATGCCTTCTATAGTTTCGTTATGGTCCTGCTGGGGGCTTCTCTCTTTCTCTTTTACACAAAGGCGGTCGTTGTGAAGATGCTCCCTTACGATAACAAGTCTGAGCTTGAGGTAGTTATTGACATGCCGGAGGGAACCACCCTTGAAGAGACATTACGGGTGGCTAAAGAGATAGGCAACTATATATCAAGGCAAAACATAGTAACCGACTATCAGATATACGTTGGGACAGCTGCTCCCTTTAACTTCAACGGTTTGGTGAGACACTACTATTTAAGGCAGGCTTCCAATTTCGCTGAGATACAGGTAAACCTGATAGGTAAGCACGATAGAAAAGAGCAGTCTCACGAGTTTGCGAAACTCATCAGACCCCATGTTCACCAGATAGCGAAGAGGCACGGTGCCAAGTATGTTGCCGTTGTTGAAGTCCCTCCCGGACCTCCTGTTCTCTCACCGATAGTTGCGGAGGTGTATGCCCCCGAGAGAAATATTCAGAAAGAAACTGCCCTTAAAGTTCTAGAGGCTTTCAGGAACTCAGAGAAGATTACCGATGAGGGTATATACCTTGAAGAGCCGGCTCCTATGCTCAACTTCAGGGTCAAGGAGGATAAAGCTAAACTCAGCGGTTTTTCCAAAGAGGAGATAGTTCTTACCATGCAGGCTCTCATAGGAGGTATGCAGGTAGGGGTGCTCCAGAACACGGATACGGAACACGTACCTATCAGACTTAGACTGGAAGAGAGATACAGAGTCCCGGAGATACTCAAAAACTTTAAACTGGTTAACTCCCAAGGGAGAAAGGTCCCTCTTGGGGAACTCGTTGAGCTTGAAGAGGTTTCCATACCAGAAACCATATATCACAAAAATCTCAGGAGGGTTATTTACGTAATAGGTGATGTGGCAGGAAGGGAGGAAGCTCCTTTCTACGGAATCTTAGATGTTAGAGATAAGATACTTGGAATACAGACCCCTTATCAGAACATAGGAGAACTCTGGATGTCTCTTCCTCTCATAGAGGATAAGGTCTATGTAAAGTGGGACGGGGAAATGCATATAACCCTTGAGGTTTTCAGAGACCTTGGTTTAGCCTTTGGTGTCGCCCTGTTTGTTATGTATGTCCTGATCTTAGGGTGGTTTAAAAGCTTCAAGGCTCCAGGGATAATAATGGCTCCTATTCCCCTAACGCTCGTCGGTATAGTACCCGGTCACTGGCTTATGGATCATATTCTTGGAGGAGTATTCTTCACGGCAACGTCAATGATAGGTTTTATAGCTCTCGCTGGGATAATAGTTAGGAATTCCATACTCCTAGTTGACTTTGCAGAGGAAAGGATGAGAGAGGGGCTTCCTGTCCATGTTGCCGTCGTGGAAGCCGGCGTCATAAGGACTCGCCCCATACTGCTTACCGCGGTGGCTGTTGTCATTGGCGCCTTTGTCATACTCTTTGACCCTATATTCAACGGGCTTGCTATATCACTTATATTCGGAACACTTGGCTCAACTACGTTAACCCTTGTGCTTATACCTCTTATGTATTACGCTTCAAAAACTAAAGGGCTTCCCCCAGAGTCATGCCCAACTCCGGAAACTATAAAGAGAGACCTTACGGCTGACTGA
- a CDS encoding efflux RND transporter periplasmic adaptor subunit yields the protein MRGVAKYMFFLVLPVLVTILWLAGVFHPRLSAQEIEGKEKVIQGLKIDRVALLEKSYVSFAATVIPSDRAEVSTRTMGYVSYIGVKEGDYVRRGQLLLKIDPRDAKAQVEAARQQVIQAEKNYNAALAEYEAVEKTYQRYKKLLESNAITQHEFDMTEAKFRAVQAKLEAARAGIELARQNLKAVSSNLSYAEVRAPFSGYVTSKLVDYGDIAKPGYPLLVLEKPPYKVEVNLPERLYGRVKVGASLRVYVESLNRETSARVVEVEPSVDPVNRTFKVKALLEDKDVRSGFFAKVYVEEPIGKTILVPAKAIYRRWDFTGIWVVKPDNTLELRYVRLGRTINGMVEVLSGLEGEEKIVVDGVDRACDGCRVGG from the coding sequence ATGAGAGGGGTAGCGAAGTACATGTTTTTTCTTGTCCTCCCTGTTTTAGTTACGATTCTGTGGCTTGCAGGGGTGTTCCATCCTCGGCTATCAGCCCAGGAGATAGAAGGCAAGGAGAAAGTTATACAGGGTTTAAAGATAGATAGGGTTGCTCTTCTTGAGAAAAGCTACGTATCATTCGCAGCAACAGTTATACCTTCTGATAGGGCAGAGGTATCCACGAGGACGATGGGATACGTAAGCTATATAGGAGTTAAAGAGGGAGACTACGTTAGAAGAGGGCAGCTTCTCCTTAAGATAGATCCGAGGGATGCAAAAGCTCAGGTTGAAGCGGCTCGCCAACAGGTTATACAGGCTGAAAAGAACTACAATGCTGCTCTTGCTGAGTATGAGGCTGTGGAGAAGACCTATCAGAGGTATAAAAAACTCCTTGAATCCAACGCCATAACCCAACATGAGTTTGACATGACAGAGGCGAAGTTTAGGGCGGTCCAGGCGAAACTTGAAGCTGCGAGAGCTGGCATAGAGCTTGCCAGACAGAATCTCAAGGCTGTGTCTTCTAACCTTTCTTATGCAGAGGTTAGGGCACCCTTCAGTGGTTACGTTACTTCAAAGCTGGTTGATTACGGGGATATAGCAAAACCTGGATACCCTCTGCTGGTTCTTGAGAAACCCCCCTATAAGGTTGAAGTCAACCTGCCCGAGAGGCTTTACGGCAGGGTAAAGGTTGGAGCAAGTCTGAGGGTTTATGTGGAGAGCCTGAACCGTGAAACTTCAGCAAGAGTTGTGGAGGTTGAACCTTCCGTTGACCCGGTTAACAGGACTTTCAAAGTGAAAGCCCTTCTGGAAGATAAGGATGTAAGGAGCGGGTTCTTTGCAAAGGTCTATGTGGAGGAACCCATAGGAAAAACTATACTTGTGCCGGCAAAAGCCATATACAGGAGGTGGGATTTTACAGGAATTTGGGTTGTGAAACCTGACAACACCCTTGAACTAAGGTACGTACGCTTAGGTAGGACTATAAACGGTATGGTTGAAGTCCTTTCAGGTCTTGAAGGTGAAGAGAAGATAGTCGTTGATGGTGTTGACAGAGCTTGTGATGGTTGCAGGGTAGGAGGTTAA
- a CDS encoding TolC family protein, giving the protein MGLILLLILMTLTFAQELTLYRVLEDTLKNNLEIKALKHELSAYEREYLSAKGALFPSIKLEEVFTRTDVASYVLFTKLNQERVTPADFTPSTLNNPRPVNNFETKLSLEVPLWLGGKVRAIKNASLYRKKAEEKSYLRKEEEVLFKAYETYLQASLAKSALDVSEKNLEDAKEHLKLAERLHEVGMALLSDVLRAELSLKKSEEKLKEAQNNYKLALKAIELIANTTYTDYQVPALNACPSIDLKELKEQALNKREDLRSMEDYVRVYREQYRASLSDNLPQLIAFASYSLYDRDTPFGSDGSGYMLGVSLSWSFNTGLSPLQRAMSFKDRERALLERRELLKKAIVFAVEKAFSEYETALSSLESARKRLETAQEVVRVLIVRYENGLARVVDLLDAQTQLENARFDYIQALYSCNLSYGKALLEAGMIKEVLK; this is encoded by the coding sequence ATGGGTTTAATACTCCTTCTCATACTCATGACCTTAACCTTTGCCCAGGAGTTAACCCTTTACAGGGTTCTGGAGGATACGCTCAAGAACAACTTGGAGATAAAGGCACTTAAACACGAACTTTCAGCTTATGAGAGAGAGTACCTGTCGGCAAAGGGTGCTTTATTTCCCAGTATTAAACTGGAGGAGGTTTTCACACGTACCGATGTAGCTTCTTATGTTCTCTTCACCAAGCTTAACCAGGAAAGGGTTACCCCTGCTGACTTCACACCATCAACTCTAAACAACCCAAGACCTGTAAATAACTTTGAAACAAAGCTAAGTTTGGAAGTTCCTCTGTGGCTGGGAGGTAAGGTAAGAGCCATTAAGAACGCGTCCCTTTATAGAAAGAAAGCTGAAGAGAAAAGCTACCTACGAAAGGAAGAAGAAGTCCTATTTAAAGCCTACGAAACCTATCTCCAGGCTTCCTTGGCGAAGTCAGCTCTGGACGTATCCGAAAAGAATCTTGAGGATGCAAAAGAACATTTGAAGTTAGCTGAAAGGTTGCATGAAGTAGGCATGGCTCTCCTATCAGACGTCTTAAGAGCGGAGCTCTCCTTAAAAAAATCTGAAGAAAAACTCAAGGAAGCCCAGAATAACTACAAATTGGCTCTCAAAGCCATAGAGCTTATTGCGAACACAACCTATACGGATTATCAGGTTCCAGCCCTCAACGCCTGTCCAAGTATAGATTTGAAAGAGCTTAAAGAGCAGGCACTCAACAAAAGGGAAGACCTCAGATCTATGGAGGACTACGTTAGGGTTTACAGAGAACAATACAGGGCAAGTTTATCCGACAACCTACCCCAGCTGATAGCCTTCGCTTCTTATAGCCTGTATGACAGAGATACTCCTTTTGGTTCAGATGGCAGCGGTTACATGCTTGGGGTGAGCTTATCCTGGAGTTTCAATACCGGCTTATCCCCTCTTCAGAGGGCTATGAGCTTTAAGGACAGGGAGAGAGCCCTTCTGGAGAGAAGAGAACTCTTAAAGAAGGCAATCGTCTTTGCCGTGGAAAAGGCTTTTTCGGAGTACGAGACAGCCCTTAGCAGTCTTGAATCTGCAAGGAAAAGACTTGAAACCGCTCAGGAGGTGGTAAGGGTGCTAATTGTCAGGTATGAAAACGGTCTCGCAAGAGTCGTTGACCTTCTTGATGCCCAGACCCAGCTTGAAAATGCAAGGTTTGACTACATACAGGCTCTTTACAGTTGCAATCTAAGTTACGGGAAAGCTCTCCTTGAAGCCGGCATGATAAAGGAGGTGTTGAAATGA
- a CDS encoding ATP-binding protein — protein sequence MLPMEELLKALYKPIRAEDYTDDFFERYLAFRLKGSQIEPVKNPSMPDPDKLLHIDRQKEILLRNTEQFVRGLPANDVLIWGERGTGKSSLVKSLLKVFGSQGLRIVQVYKWEIFSLTELYEVLRDRKQRFILFFDDLSFEPGEEGFKLLKSLLEGDIEERPENVLVYATSNRRHLIPDLELEEKFPSESLQERISLIDRFGIRLGFFAFDKEMYLDIVHAYAKERGLVIPEERLEREALLWATERGGFSGRIAYQFIKDLEGRLKLSS from the coding sequence ATGTTACCGATGGAAGAACTACTGAAAGCTCTTTACAAGCCCATAAGGGCTGAAGATTATACCGATGATTTCTTTGAAAGGTACCTTGCCTTCAGACTTAAGGGTTCCCAGATAGAGCCTGTGAAGAACCCCTCAATGCCGGACCCGGATAAACTCTTACACATTGACCGCCAGAAGGAAATCCTCTTAAGGAATACAGAGCAGTTTGTCAGGGGCTTACCGGCTAATGACGTTCTTATCTGGGGAGAGAGGGGAACGGGGAAGTCCTCCCTAGTTAAGTCCCTCCTGAAGGTGTTCGGCTCGCAAGGTCTTAGAATAGTTCAAGTTTACAAGTGGGAGATATTTTCCCTGACAGAGCTTTATGAGGTATTGAGAGACAGAAAGCAGAGGTTTATTCTCTTCTTTGACGACCTCTCCTTTGAACCTGGAGAAGAAGGTTTTAAGTTACTCAAGTCCCTTCTTGAGGGGGATATAGAAGAGAGACCGGAAAATGTACTCGTGTATGCAACGTCTAACAGGAGACACCTTATACCGGACTTGGAGCTGGAGGAAAAGTTTCCCTCTGAAAGTTTGCAGGAGAGGATATCCCTCATAGATAGGTTTGGTATAAGGTTGGGGTTCTTTGCTTTTGACAAAGAGATGTACCTTGATATAGTTCATGCTTACGCCAAAGAGCGTGGACTGGTGATACCTGAGGAGAGACTTGAAAGAGAGGCACTCCTCTGGGCTACTGAGAGGGGAGGTTTTTCAGGCAGAATAGCCTATCAATTCATAAAGGACCTTGAAGGCAGGCTTAAGCTTTCTTCTTGA
- a CDS encoding ferritin-like domain-containing protein has translation MKKLELIGILLHNIALEHSAIVQYLYHIFLIQDAEVTEEIEKIARQEMRHMKWFAQKVVQLGGEVELKRIEEEIKVGGPDWVSMLENDVNAEQLAIDTYTKQLELVTDDSVKKLLERVIHDESQHKHEFSELLEEVKRRDFSEEEKKEADQKTLQLLNKLLKEEYRIILEYLYNFFHSKSCEYKDIMLDLAIESMVHMGELGEKLSKMGGVPDLSLPEFGKIKGVEEHIVYEEHSKNEYTKLAEDVSDPSVRKLLEWIEGQEEYHKQRLLDFMRRLRKLTVGDLKKKA, from the coding sequence ATGAAAAAATTAGAGCTTATAGGCATACTCCTTCACAATATTGCCTTGGAGCACTCAGCTATAGTTCAGTACCTGTACCACATATTCCTTATACAGGACGCTGAAGTCACGGAGGAAATAGAGAAGATAGCCCGTCAGGAGATGAGGCATATGAAATGGTTTGCGCAAAAAGTTGTCCAGCTTGGGGGCGAAGTTGAACTCAAGAGGATTGAGGAAGAGATAAAGGTAGGAGGTCCGGACTGGGTTAGTATGCTTGAGAACGATGTAAACGCAGAACAACTGGCGATTGATACCTATACAAAACAGCTTGAACTGGTTACAGATGATTCCGTCAAGAAACTCCTTGAAAGGGTCATACACGATGAGAGCCAGCATAAGCATGAATTTTCGGAGCTTCTTGAGGAGGTTAAAAGGAGGGATTTCAGCGAGGAGGAGAAGAAAGAGGCCGATCAGAAAACCCTTCAGCTCCTGAATAAACTCTTAAAGGAGGAGTACAGAATTATTCTTGAGTACCTTTACAACTTCTTCCATTCCAAGAGCTGTGAATACAAAGACATAATGCTTGACCTTGCCATAGAGAGCATGGTGCATATGGGAGAGTTGGGAGAGAAGCTCAGTAAGATGGGTGGAGTGCCGGACCTGAGTCTTCCCGAGTTTGGGAAGATAAAGGGTGTTGAAGAACACATAGTGTACGAGGAGCACTCTAAAAATGAATACACTAAGCTGGCTGAGGATGTTTCTGACCCTTCCGTGAGGAAACTCCTGGAGTGGATAGAGGGTCAGGAGGAATATCACAAACAAAGACTTCTTGATTTTATGAGGAGGCTCAGAAAGCTAACAGTGGGAGACCTCAAGAAGAAAGCTTAA
- a CDS encoding ribonuclease H-like YkuK family protein, protein MPLIKNIEEVREFIKNSSDNSAIYVGCDSRQFRSKTIFVTVVVVHINSNHGAKIFWQVDKVDRINSIRQRLMEEVNRAVYTALMIADVVGERPFEVHLDINPSPDHRSSVIVKEAVGYVLAQGLKPVLKPDAIAASTVADFFTGKF, encoded by the coding sequence ATGCCTCTCATAAAAAACATAGAGGAGGTAAGGGAGTTTATCAAAAACTCCTCAGACAACAGCGCTATATACGTTGGATGTGATTCAAGGCAGTTCAGAAGTAAAACCATATTCGTCACCGTAGTGGTAGTTCATATAAACTCCAACCACGGAGCAAAGATATTCTGGCAGGTTGATAAGGTAGACAGGATAAACTCTATAAGGCAAAGGCTGATGGAGGAGGTTAACAGGGCTGTTTATACAGCCCTTATGATCGCTGATGTGGTTGGAGAGCGTCCTTTTGAAGTTCACCTGGATATAAACCCCAGCCCTGACCATCGCTCCAGCGTAATAGTGAAAGAAGCTGTCGGATACGTCCTTGCGCAGGGGCTGAAGCCAGTTCTAAAGCCTGACGCCATAGCAGCTTCAACCGTGGCGGACTTTTTCACTGGAAAATTTTGA
- a CDS encoding septal ring lytic transglycosylase RlpA family protein, which produces MRFSALLLSFIFLVVACAPPTGRIKYEYEDLVAECPEESVMLVNYCPTNYAYSDRIQHLSRVRVTSLETGKGLTIAVRKNRSVKGLCIPKKYKHFMSRNDQFRARVEVLRCGENNVRMCPKYIRGYASWYGPKFHGKKTAAGTSFNMHDYVAAHRTLPLGTLLLVKNLKNGRTVKVKVLDRGPFVRGRHLDLSKAAAEKLGMFNDGVIPFVAEVLRCGG; this is translated from the coding sequence ATGAGGTTTTCTGCCCTTTTGCTCAGTTTTATCTTTCTGGTAGTTGCCTGTGCGCCACCTACAGGTAGGATAAAGTACGAGTACGAAGACCTTGTCGCCGAGTGTCCTGAGGAAAGCGTTATGCTCGTTAATTATTGCCCTACGAATTACGCTTATTCGGACAGGATACAACACCTAAGCAGGGTAAGAGTTACCAGTCTTGAAACAGGAAAGGGTTTAACAATAGCAGTTAGAAAAAACAGGAGCGTAAAGGGACTATGCATACCAAAGAAGTACAAACACTTTATGAGCAGAAACGATCAGTTCAGAGCAAGGGTAGAAGTCCTAAGATGCGGAGAAAACAATGTGAGGATGTGTCCCAAGTATATAAGGGGTTACGCCTCCTGGTACGGCCCCAAGTTCCATGGAAAGAAAACCGCGGCGGGTACAAGTTTCAATATGCACGATTACGTTGCTGCTCATAGGACCCTTCCTCTTGGTACGTTGCTCCTCGTGAAGAACTTAAAAAACGGGCGAACCGTAAAGGTTAAAGTCCTTGACAGAGGTCCCTTCGTTAGAGGGAGGCACCTTGATCTATCCAAAGCGGCAGCAGAGAAATTAGGTATGTTTAACGACGGTGTAATCCCCTTTGTTGCAGAAGTGCTGAGATGTGGGGGTTGA
- a CDS encoding class I SAM-dependent methyltransferase, whose translation MKGRLLEKILKDINHFSDEGIGVRLPDGKNVPEGNVTHRVVFKSWKALDRVLKDPEMGFGEGYMRGEIEIEGDLEKVLVAGNRYINNLEGNRGFSVLFFKVVNTLSFINKLKEKENIKRHYDLGNDFYKLWLDESMTYSCAFFSSPNMSLEEAQREKRKIIYEKLQLEEGDRLLDIGCGWGSIILESAENYGVRSVGITLSENQYEYVKGEIKRRGLEDRVEVYLMHYADLPELERKFNKVVSVGMFEHVGREHYKAFFNTVNRVMDEGGLFLLHTIGKVHPSTQSRWIRKYIFPGGYLPGIPEVLCAFEGLNFCLIDIDDWRIHYYMTLREWRKRFWDRVEEVKGMYGEEFVRMWDLYLVASAVSFYVGSNHLFQFLLSKGVKNDYPVMRRVFLETPALLS comes from the coding sequence ATGAAGGGGAGACTCCTTGAAAAAATATTAAAGGACATCAATCACTTCAGTGACGAGGGTATAGGTGTACGCTTGCCAGACGGTAAGAACGTACCTGAAGGCAACGTCACTCACAGGGTTGTGTTTAAAAGCTGGAAAGCCCTTGACAGGGTCCTGAAAGACCCGGAAATGGGGTTTGGTGAGGGTTACATGAGGGGTGAGATAGAGATTGAGGGGGACCTGGAGAAGGTTCTTGTTGCCGGGAATAGGTATATAAACAACTTGGAGGGAAATAGGGGTTTTTCAGTATTGTTCTTCAAGGTTGTTAATACCCTGAGCTTTATAAACAAGCTCAAGGAGAAAGAGAATATAAAAAGACACTATGACCTGGGGAACGATTTTTACAAACTCTGGCTTGACGAATCTATGACCTATTCCTGTGCCTTTTTCAGCTCTCCAAACATGAGTCTTGAGGAGGCTCAAAGGGAAAAGAGGAAGATAATTTATGAAAAACTTCAGCTTGAAGAGGGAGACAGACTCCTTGATATTGGTTGCGGTTGGGGTTCTATAATTTTAGAGAGTGCTGAGAATTACGGGGTCAGGAGTGTTGGAATTACCCTTTCAGAAAATCAGTACGAGTATGTAAAGGGGGAGATAAAGAGGAGAGGGCTTGAAGATAGGGTTGAGGTTTACCTTATGCACTACGCTGACCTTCCAGAGCTGGAAAGAAAGTTTAATAAGGTTGTTTCAGTGGGAATGTTTGAGCATGTAGGGAGGGAGCATTACAAAGCCTTTTTTAACACCGTTAACAGGGTTATGGATGAGGGAGGTCTTTTCCTTCTCCACACCATAGGCAAGGTTCATCCCAGTACCCAGAGCAGGTGGATAAGGAAGTATATATTCCCTGGTGGTTATCTGCCGGGTATACCTGAAGTTCTCTGCGCCTTTGAGGGGCTCAATTTCTGTCTTATAGACATAGATGACTGGAGAATACACTACTACATGACTTTAAGGGAATGGAGAAAGCGCTTCTGGGACAGGGTGGAAGAGGTTAAAGGTATGTACGGTGAGGAGTTTGTAAGGATGTGGGACCTGTATCTCGTTGCTTCTGCCGTTTCCTTCTACGTCGGAAGTAATCATCTCTTTCAGTTCCTTCTGTCTAAGGGGGTGAAGAACGACTATCCTGTCATGAGGAGAGTTTTTTTAGAGACCCCTGCCTTGCTTAGTTAA